A genomic region of Desulfosarcina ovata subsp. ovata contains the following coding sequences:
- a CDS encoding SpoIIE family protein phosphatase, which translates to MRTTLLLILSTLAIFPGTAASADGRRVIVGIHQNTPLIFTDSDGRIKGIAADILSHIAARQAWKIYYFPGSLTQCNQRLAQGVIDLMPGVAKSTPWESQFDYCHATIVVNWGQLYVHPGDTFSDLLAFEGKEIAVVKADVYYEYMKTILEKFDIHPRFIEVEDYGHVLAMVDRNKAMAGIVPRLYGTYYEKRFRVAKSPISFRPTELHFAVGKGRNGDLMAALDRHLHQLKANPNSIFYQSLDRWTQGVRKVTFPLWLKPLWVVGAIVLIMALILLGNLFLRRQVKRQTEALKTTIAEKEKIESELTVAREIQLQLVPQNPHMVPRRTEFDIYATLEPAREVGGDFYDYFFIDRNALCLIIGDVSGKGVPAALFMAMAKTMLKSAARLLVEPEYILADVNREIARNNPSLTFVTVFLGILDLNSGTLTYTSAGHNPPLFIGRKGNCVLLGEAQCPAIGLDDTSQYRQASVQLKHKEGLLLFTDGVIEAHNDQNHLFTQEALMKAISLTVDLSPKERVEAVLNRVSEFTGNHPSDDDITLLSLTYFSPIRAEENLRTIYLKNDLGELNRINETIHAFADAVVCPAVVVHDIALAMEEVFSNIVFYGFGDGLDHTIIFHIAVETDTLILTLQDDGIPFNPLNVQASRDETPLEDRDKGGMGIILAKNLMDRMDYHREQGRNILRMEKRYR; encoded by the coding sequence ATGCGAACGACACTTCTTCTGATTCTTTCTACGCTGGCCATCTTTCCGGGAACGGCCGCATCAGCTGACGGCCGGCGTGTGATCGTGGGTATTCACCAGAACACACCTCTGATTTTTACCGATTCGGATGGCAGGATCAAAGGTATCGCCGCCGATATTCTCTCTCATATCGCCGCCAGGCAAGCCTGGAAGATCTATTACTTTCCCGGATCACTGACCCAATGCAACCAGCGCCTGGCGCAAGGCGTCATCGATCTGATGCCGGGCGTCGCCAAGAGCACGCCGTGGGAGAGTCAATTCGATTATTGCCATGCAACCATTGTGGTGAACTGGGGACAGCTCTACGTCCACCCGGGAGATACCTTTTCGGACCTGCTTGCTTTCGAGGGCAAGGAAATCGCCGTGGTGAAAGCGGACGTCTACTATGAGTACATGAAAACCATCCTGGAAAAATTCGACATCCATCCGCGATTCATCGAGGTAGAGGATTATGGCCACGTTCTTGCCATGGTCGACCGAAACAAGGCCATGGCCGGCATTGTTCCCCGGCTCTACGGAACCTATTATGAAAAGCGCTTCAGGGTGGCCAAAAGTCCCATCAGTTTCCGGCCTACGGAACTTCACTTTGCCGTGGGCAAGGGCCGCAACGGCGATCTCATGGCCGCGCTGGACCGCCATTTGCATCAGCTCAAGGCCAATCCCAACTCCATTTTTTATCAGTCCTTGGACCGCTGGACCCAGGGTGTCCGCAAAGTCACCTTTCCCTTGTGGCTCAAACCCCTTTGGGTAGTGGGGGCCATCGTCCTCATCATGGCACTGATCCTCCTGGGCAACCTTTTTCTCCGGCGTCAGGTCAAGCGCCAGACCGAAGCCCTGAAAACCACCATCGCCGAAAAAGAGAAAATCGAAAGCGAACTGACGGTCGCCAGGGAGATCCAGCTTCAACTGGTCCCCCAAAACCCCCATATGGTTCCCCGGAGAACAGAGTTCGATATTTACGCCACCCTGGAACCGGCCCGGGAGGTGGGCGGCGATTTCTACGACTATTTTTTCATTGACCGTAATGCCCTCTGCCTGATTATCGGCGACGTCTCCGGCAAAGGGGTCCCCGCGGCCCTTTTCATGGCCATGGCCAAAACCATGCTCAAATCCGCGGCACGCCTTCTGGTCGAGCCGGAATACATTCTTGCCGACGTCAACCGGGAGATTGCCCGCAACAACCCGTCACTGACCTTTGTTACGGTTTTCCTGGGGATCCTCGATCTGAACAGCGGCACGCTGACCTATACCAGCGCCGGCCATAACCCGCCCCTGTTCATCGGGCGCAAGGGAAACTGTGTTCTCCTGGGTGAAGCCCAGTGCCCGGCCATCGGCCTGGACGACACCTCCCAATACCGGCAGGCGTCCGTTCAGCTGAAGCATAAGGAGGGCCTGCTGCTGTTTACCGACGGTGTGATCGAGGCCCACAACGATCAAAATCACCTGTTTACCCAGGAAGCACTGATGAAGGCCATCTCCCTGACCGTCGATCTGTCCCCCAAGGAACGGGTTGAAGCGGTCCTCAACAGGGTCAGCGAATTTACCGGAAATCATCCGTCGGACGACGATATTACCCTCCTTTCCCTGACGTACTTCTCCCCGATCCGGGCGGAGGAAAACCTGAGAACCATCTATCTGAAAAACGATCTTGGCGAACTCAACCGGATCAACGAAACGATCCACGCGTTCGCCGATGCGGTGGTCTGTCCGGCCGTCGTTGTCCACGACATCGCCTTGGCCATGGAAGAGGTCTTCTCTAACATTGTCTTCTACGGTTTCGGTGACGGGCTGGATCATACCATCATTTTTCATATTGCCGTTGAAACCGACACGCTGATTCTGACGCTACAGGATGACGGGATCCCCTTTAACCCGCTGAACGTCCAGGCCAGCAGGGATGAAACGCCGCTGGAAGATCGCGACAAGGGGGGCATGGGAATTATCCTGGCAAAAAACCTGATGGATCGCATGGACTACCACCGTGAACAGGGCAGGAACATCCTGCGCATGGAAAAGCGCTATCGATAA
- a CDS encoding DEAD/DEAH box helicase translates to MNQGERLTTETARVQFLRNKVRTTLEIKTAEGNSVITYASTDADRNRLAERLGCFASPDAEEIPDRAEVLRRLQLMTMTDAERQLRDLNMQSRRQGLENSVWYRLAYHGFMEFGANGCRLQPSVDEKSGAFVVTGRSPIGKAIFHIRIARNRVRALLTCLGKHLPNQHDLPIHPIPLKSLFRISRKTETDLDVLPVIQLMQAEGEDRFYARESLERFVYGDLVYIPELKVLAELEKPGRPRQFDTPRRMTFKKYQIPSFLEAVGEELTGGGFVVDPDVKGLQLLRRWNRVTLSPAAIDRDWCYLAVTYGFGDETVSLADILKARREGNRYIGTAAGWVDTGAAELDRLTSVLAGKLPADRFDDAGQTVKLSRQELFQLSAMDATPPTIDGAGETATALSRLLALEPDALPDDPGLATGLRDYQGIGLKWLWWLWENRLGGLLCDDMGLGKTHQVMALMTGIRRQAGDHRPCLVVCPTTVLSHWTGKIAQHAPALSSAAYYGGNRDLAACLADADVLVTSYGLLLRDIESLQAIDFCLAVFDEMQQIKNADTKTYQAATQLNAAVKLGLSGTPIENSVLELKALMDVVVPGYLDAAPAFATHPTASGATEWTADDRAQLRRLIYPFTLRRLKSRVLDELPEKIEDIRFCELTDRQVKLYRDAIDARATGILAALKNADEQIPYMHIFALLTLLKQICNHPALVDKQPADDDGNASGKWELFKELMAESLASDQKVVVYSQFTEMIAIIAAYLERQQINHVVLTGASRHRGRLIDRFNNDPACRVFVGSLKAGGTGIDLVAASVVIHYDRWWNAAKEDQATDRVHRIGQRRGVQVFKLVTLGTLEEKISAIIEKKRRLMADIIREDDPGLLKSFNREELIGFLA, encoded by the coding sequence TTGAACCAGGGTGAGCGGCTGACCACCGAAACCGCCCGGGTGCAATTCCTGAGAAACAAGGTCCGCACCACCCTGGAGATCAAGACCGCCGAGGGCAACAGTGTAATCACCTACGCGTCGACCGATGCCGACCGCAATCGCCTGGCCGAACGCCTGGGGTGCTTCGCCTCACCGGATGCGGAGGAAATCCCTGACCGTGCGGAGGTATTGCGGCGTTTGCAGCTGATGACCATGACCGATGCGGAGCGCCAGCTCCGCGACCTCAACATGCAGTCCCGCCGCCAGGGCCTTGAAAATAGTGTCTGGTACCGTCTGGCGTATCACGGTTTCATGGAATTCGGCGCCAATGGCTGCCGGCTGCAGCCGTCGGTGGATGAAAAAAGCGGCGCATTCGTGGTCACGGGCCGCAGCCCGATTGGCAAAGCCATTTTCCATATCCGTATTGCCCGCAACCGGGTCCGGGCGCTGCTGACCTGCCTGGGCAAACACCTGCCCAACCAGCACGACCTGCCCATTCATCCCATTCCGCTGAAGAGTCTTTTCCGAATCAGCCGCAAGACCGAAACCGATCTGGATGTGCTTCCCGTCATCCAGCTGATGCAGGCCGAGGGGGAAGATCGCTTCTATGCCCGGGAAAGCCTCGAGCGGTTCGTCTACGGCGATCTGGTCTACATTCCCGAGCTGAAAGTGCTGGCCGAACTGGAAAAACCGGGCCGGCCGCGCCAGTTCGACACTCCCCGGCGCATGACCTTCAAAAAATACCAGATTCCCAGTTTCCTCGAAGCGGTCGGCGAGGAACTGACCGGGGGCGGCTTTGTGGTCGATCCGGACGTCAAGGGGCTGCAGCTCTTGCGCCGCTGGAACCGGGTGACCCTGTCTCCGGCCGCCATCGACCGGGACTGGTGCTATCTGGCCGTCACCTATGGATTCGGCGACGAAACGGTATCCCTGGCCGATATTCTCAAGGCCCGCCGGGAGGGAAACCGCTACATCGGTACGGCTGCCGGATGGGTGGACACCGGCGCGGCAGAACTGGACCGGCTCACCAGCGTGCTGGCCGGGAAACTGCCGGCAGACCGTTTTGACGATGCCGGCCAGACGGTTAAGCTCTCCCGCCAGGAACTTTTTCAGCTCAGCGCCATGGATGCCACGCCACCGACGATCGACGGAGCTGGCGAAACCGCCACCGCGCTGTCGCGTCTCCTGGCCCTTGAACCCGACGCACTGCCGGACGATCCAGGGCTCGCCACCGGTCTGCGCGATTACCAGGGGATCGGGCTGAAATGGCTCTGGTGGCTGTGGGAGAACCGCCTCGGCGGGCTCCTGTGCGACGACATGGGCCTGGGCAAGACCCATCAGGTCATGGCCCTGATGACCGGCATCCGCCGACAGGCCGGCGACCACCGGCCCTGCCTGGTGGTCTGCCCGACCACCGTGCTCAGCCACTGGACCGGCAAAATCGCCCAGCATGCCCCCGCCCTGTCATCAGCCGCTTACTATGGCGGCAATCGGGACCTGGCCGCATGCCTGGCCGATGCCGACGTTCTGGTCACTTCCTATGGATTGCTCCTGAGGGACATCGAATCGCTGCAGGCCATCGATTTCTGCCTGGCCGTATTCGACGAAATGCAGCAGATCAAGAATGCCGACACCAAAACCTACCAGGCCGCCACCCAGCTGAATGCGGCCGTCAAACTGGGGCTCAGCGGAACGCCCATCGAAAATTCCGTACTGGAGCTCAAAGCCCTGATGGATGTTGTCGTTCCCGGCTACCTGGATGCGGCGCCGGCGTTCGCCACCCACCCCACCGCATCCGGGGCCACCGAATGGACGGCCGACGACCGGGCCCAGTTGCGCCGCCTGATCTACCCGTTTACCCTGCGCCGTCTCAAAAGCCGCGTGCTGGACGAACTGCCCGAAAAAATCGAGGACATCCGTTTCTGCGAGTTGACCGACCGGCAGGTCAAACTCTATCGGGACGCCATCGACGCCCGGGCCACGGGTATCCTGGCGGCCCTTAAAAACGCAGACGAGCAGATTCCCTACATGCATATCTTCGCGCTGCTCACCTTGCTCAAACAGATCTGCAATCACCCGGCCCTGGTGGACAAACAACCCGCCGATGACGACGGCAACGCGTCGGGCAAATGGGAGCTGTTCAAAGAACTGATGGCCGAAAGCCTGGCGTCGGACCAGAAGGTGGTGGTCTACAGCCAGTTCACCGAAATGATCGCCATCATTGCCGCCTACCTGGAACGTCAACAGATCAACCATGTGGTACTCACCGGCGCCAGCCGCCATCGCGGCCGGCTGATCGACCGTTTCAACAACGATCCGGCCTGCCGGGTTTTCGTGGGCAGTCTCAAGGCTGGCGGAACCGGAATCGACCTGGTGGCCGCGTCGGTGGTGATTCACTATGACCGCTGGTGGAACGCGGCCAAGGAAGACCAGGCCACCGACCGGGTCCATCGCATCGGCCAGCGGCGTGGCGTTCAGGTGTTCAAGCTGGTTACCCTGGGCACCCTCGAAGAAAAAATATCCGCCATCATAGAAAAAAAACGGCGCCTGATGGCCGACATCATCCGCGAGGACGACCCGGGGCTGCTCAAATCGTTCAACCGCGAGGAGTTGATCGGCTTCCTTGCCTGA
- a CDS encoding SWIM zinc finger family protein, whose protein sequence is MPVDHHIEFHRHAVARMPAPDDRHPGVAFFVSGRPSQQFCTCRKSGKGTCAHLKALFQSLGVTGAAAPPP, encoded by the coding sequence ATGCCTGTTGATCACCATATCGAATTTCATCGCCACGCCGTGGCCCGCATGCCCGCCCCCGACGATCGCCATCCGGGCGTCGCCTTTTTTGTCAGCGGCAGGCCCAGCCAGCAGTTCTGCACCTGCCGGAAATCGGGCAAGGGGACCTGTGCACACCTGAAAGCGCTTTTCCAATCCCTGGGGGTAACGGGGGCCGCGGCCCCCCCCCCTTGA
- a CDS encoding ISNCY family transposase yields the protein MRLPEQEENRILLERKHAEFTFDKVIQFFRQTISAFPDRRIGTNTSYSIEDAALGAFSVFFTQSPSFLAFQSAMQQTKGKNNAQSLFGLTQIPCTNHIKSLMDEVHPSYVTPVFKYLFDGLEKSGHLDGFRSYDNNLLVAFDGTQYFASNTIHCDNCSRKHHKNGTVTYSHSVVTPVIVAPENNKVIALQPEFITPQDGHDKQDCENAAAKRWIDQYAAEYQPFGITVLGDDLYCKQPICKKLLDQELDFILVCKPDSHKTLYQWLDELDAMQTIETVVEKRWTGKTHEIDTYRFANKLPLRDSENAIDVNWCELTTTLPDGKIVYKNAFATNFEVSKSNVKQIVKDGRARWKVENENNNVLKNRGYNIEHNFGHGNKHLSSLLLTFNLLAFLFHTVLELMDEKYSLVRAELPTRKTFFDDVRALTRYMYFPSWEAMLTFMMRGLEIEYVDTS from the coding sequence ATGCGATTGCCAGAACAAGAAGAAAACCGCATCCTACTTGAAAGGAAACATGCAGAATTCACATTTGACAAAGTGATCCAATTTTTTCGCCAAACTATTTCTGCATTTCCTGACCGGCGCATCGGCACTAATACCAGCTACAGCATAGAAGACGCAGCCCTGGGAGCTTTTTCTGTTTTTTTTACCCAAAGCCCATCCTTTTTAGCCTTTCAATCCGCTATGCAGCAAACAAAAGGCAAAAACAATGCGCAATCACTTTTCGGCCTCACTCAAATTCCCTGTACCAACCACATCAAAAGTTTAATGGACGAGGTCCATCCCTCTTATGTCACGCCCGTGTTCAAATATCTTTTCGACGGATTGGAAAAATCCGGTCATCTGGACGGGTTTCGCTCATACGACAACAATTTATTGGTTGCCTTTGACGGAACGCAGTATTTTGCTTCAAATACAATTCATTGTGATAATTGTAGTCGCAAGCACCATAAAAATGGAACCGTAACCTATTCGCATTCAGTCGTGACCCCGGTGATTGTGGCACCGGAAAACAATAAGGTGATTGCTTTGCAACCGGAATTTATTACCCCCCAGGATGGCCATGATAAACAAGATTGCGAAAACGCGGCAGCAAAACGCTGGATCGATCAATATGCGGCGGAGTATCAACCTTTTGGCATCACTGTATTGGGCGATGATCTATACTGTAAACAACCGATTTGCAAAAAACTATTAGATCAAGAACTTGATTTCATTTTGGTCTGTAAACCCGATTCTCATAAAACCCTTTACCAGTGGCTGGATGAATTGGACGCCATGCAGACCATCGAAACCGTGGTGGAGAAGCGCTGGACCGGCAAAACCCATGAAATCGATACGTATCGCTTTGCCAACAAACTGCCGCTACGTGATAGTGAAAACGCCATTGATGTTAATTGGTGCGAACTGACAACAACCCTGCCCGATGGAAAAATCGTGTACAAAAACGCATTTGCAACCAATTTTGAAGTTTCAAAGAGCAACGTCAAGCAAATTGTCAAAGATGGCCGAGCACGCTGGAAAGTCGAGAACGAAAATAATAATGTTTTGAAAAACAGAGGCTATAATATTGAACACAACTTCGGTCACGGGAACAAGCACCTTTCATCATTATTGCTGACCTTCAACTTGTTAGCCTTTCTGTTCCATACCGTTCTTGAACTGATGGATGAGAAGTACAGCTTGGTTCGTGCTGAGTTACCAACGCGCAAAACCTTTTTTGACGATGTGCGCGCTTTGACGCGATATATGTATTTTCCCAGTTGGGAGGCGATGTTAACTTTTATGATGCGAGGCCTGGAGATCGAATACGTAGACACCAGTTAA
- a CDS encoding UbiX family flavin prenyltransferase: MADRQLPLILALTGASGVIYGVRALEVLHELKVPVHLIISDAAALNLEIETDYRLSQIKALATRVYDITDMAAAVASGSFRTCGMLISPCTIKTLSAVANAFNDNLIVRAADVCLKERRRLVLMVRETPFHAGHIELMTRVTALGGIILPPIPAFYHQPKTIADIIDQSIGKALDLLGVEHQLFKRWSGR; encoded by the coding sequence ATGGCGGACCGACAATTACCTTTGATTCTTGCCCTGACCGGGGCCAGCGGCGTGATCTATGGGGTGCGTGCACTGGAAGTCCTCCATGAACTGAAGGTACCCGTGCATCTGATCATCAGTGATGCGGCTGCACTTAACCTGGAAATCGAAACCGATTACCGCCTGTCCCAGATCAAGGCACTGGCGACCCGTGTTTATGATATCACGGACATGGCCGCTGCGGTGGCCAGCGGGTCCTTCCGCACGTGCGGGATGCTCATCAGCCCCTGTACCATCAAAACCCTTTCGGCGGTTGCGAACGCGTTCAACGATAACTTGATTGTGCGGGCGGCCGATGTCTGCCTGAAGGAGCGGCGCCGTCTGGTATTGATGGTCAGGGAAACCCCTTTTCATGCCGGTCACATTGAATTGATGACCCGGGTCACCGCGCTTGGCGGAATTATCCTGCCGCCAATTCCCGCTTTTTATCACCAGCCGAAAACCATTGCCGATATCATCGATCAAAGCATCGGCAAGGCGCTTGATCTGCTGGGCGTGGAACATCAGCTTTTCAAACGCTGGAGCGGCCGCTAG
- a CDS encoding alpha/beta fold hydrolase produces MAYFRTQDGCSLYYETIGFELTRPVVVFLNGTLQTTMYWKVIAASLKPRFRSLLYDARGQGESELGDLPLTLDLHMDDLWALMRHLVLGPVCLVGLSHGALLGYAMARRKPKAISRLVLCSIGIRAPMRARLIVRAWSTILQAGGIEALVSAALPHVFGEAFLMNNRKTIDRIAKTIVRRNREASLSAHLSAMGTYPRLRSMLQPLEMPTLVMSGADDPLVSASGAAAVAEKSGGRHLLVKGAGHSIAAEAPELFLDTISRFLSDRWTDMPEGI; encoded by the coding sequence ATGGCCTATTTCCGCACACAGGATGGATGCAGCCTTTACTACGAAACCATCGGCTTCGAGCTTACCAGGCCAGTGGTGGTGTTTCTGAACGGCACGCTCCAGACCACCATGTACTGGAAGGTAATCGCCGCATCCCTGAAACCGAGGTTTCGATCGCTGCTTTACGATGCCAGGGGGCAGGGGGAGAGCGAACTGGGGGATCTGCCCCTCACCCTGGACCTGCACATGGACGATTTGTGGGCGCTGATGCGTCATCTGGTACTGGGGCCGGTTTGCCTGGTGGGACTGAGCCATGGCGCCCTGCTGGGTTATGCCATGGCCCGGCGAAAGCCCAAGGCGATCAGCCGGCTGGTTTTGTGCTCCATCGGTATCCGCGCACCCATGCGGGCCCGGTTGATCGTCCGCGCGTGGTCAACCATCCTGCAGGCCGGCGGCATCGAAGCCCTGGTCAGTGCCGCCCTGCCGCATGTTTTCGGGGAGGCCTTTTTGATGAACAACCGCAAAACCATCGATCGCATCGCCAAAACCATCGTCCGGCGCAATCGTGAAGCCTCGCTGTCGGCCCATCTGTCGGCCATGGGCACCTATCCGCGCCTGCGATCCATGCTGCAGCCACTGGAGATGCCCACCCTGGTGATGAGCGGGGCGGACGATCCCCTGGTCAGCGCCAGCGGTGCGGCGGCGGTGGCCGAAAAGAGTGGCGGCCGCCATCTGCTGGTCAAGGGGGCGGGGCACTCCATTGCCGCCGAGGCGCCGGAGCTGTTTTTGGACACCATTTCCCGATTCCTTTCCGATCGATGGACGGACATGCCCGAGGGGATCTGA
- the asd gene encoding aspartate-semialdehyde dehydrogenase, with the protein MVSVGIVGWRGMVGSVLMDRMVAENDFGGFEPVFFSTSQAGKTGPDIGTGPQPVLDANDVDKLAEMDVVVSCQGGSYTEQIHPALRQRGWRGYWIDAASTLRMTDDSMIVLDPVNHRLIDKALESGTKDYIGGNCTVSLMLMAVGGLFEKNWIEWITSMTYQSASGAGANNMRELVAQMGCLGDSAKALLADPAVSILDIDRQISATLADPDFPTQYFGAPLAASLIPWIDRAMENGQTREEWKGVAETNKILGRSQNPIPIDGQCVRVGAMRCHSQALTIKLTEDLPLNVIEDAIVSANDWVTVIPNDKATTLSGLSPAAVSGTLGVPVGRVRKLILGPDYLTVFTVGDQLLWGAAEPLRRALRIILSYLDSAA; encoded by the coding sequence ATGGTTAGCGTAGGCATTGTTGGATGGCGCGGGATGGTGGGTTCGGTTCTGATGGACCGCATGGTGGCGGAAAACGATTTCGGCGGGTTCGAACCGGTCTTTTTTTCCACCTCCCAGGCCGGCAAGACCGGACCGGACATCGGTACCGGACCCCAGCCGGTACTCGATGCCAATGATGTGGACAAGCTGGCCGAGATGGATGTGGTCGTATCGTGTCAGGGGGGCAGCTACACGGAGCAGATTCACCCGGCGCTGCGCCAGCGTGGGTGGCGCGGCTACTGGATCGATGCGGCCTCCACCCTGCGGATGACGGATGACAGCATGATCGTTCTCGATCCAGTTAATCATAGGCTTATCGACAAGGCCCTGGAAAGTGGCACCAAGGATTATATCGGGGGCAACTGCACCGTCTCTTTGATGCTGATGGCGGTGGGGGGACTGTTTGAAAAAAACTGGATCGAGTGGATCACCTCCATGACCTACCAGAGTGCGTCGGGAGCCGGAGCTAACAACATGCGCGAACTGGTTGCCCAGATGGGATGCCTGGGTGACAGTGCCAAGGCACTTCTGGCCGATCCGGCGGTATCGATCCTCGATATCGACCGGCAGATCTCCGCCACCCTGGCCGATCCGGACTTTCCCACCCAGTATTTCGGTGCTCCCCTGGCCGCCAGCCTGATTCCCTGGATCGACCGGGCCATGGAAAACGGCCAGACCCGTGAGGAGTGGAAAGGTGTTGCCGAGACCAACAAGATTCTCGGCCGGTCCCAGAATCCAATACCCATCGACGGCCAGTGCGTCCGGGTGGGCGCCATGCGTTGTCACAGCCAGGCCCTGACCATCAAACTCACCGAGGACCTGCCGCTGAATGTTATTGAAGATGCCATTGTATCGGCCAATGACTGGGTGACCGTGATTCCCAACGACAAGGCGACAACCCTGTCCGGACTCAGCCCGGCGGCGGTTTCCGGAACCCTTGGCGTGCCGGTGGGGCGTGTCCGCAAACTGATCCTGGGGCCCGATTACCTGACCGTGTTTACGGTCGGGGATCAGTTGCTCTGGGGTGCGGCCGAACCGCTGCGCCGGGCTCTGCGGATCATCCTGAGTTACCTGGACAGCGCCGCCTGA
- a CDS encoding DUF4338 domain-containing protein, with protein MHGSKIQHRFCGREFSTEEVSLIQEVVDTCAGISQNELANTVCELLEWVRPNGKLKTRECLDLLAQLEDQEILKLPDKRQVGNSTPRRYKAEVQADTPYSKLTGSVEEFTPLDVERVQTQEQRDLFKDLLGRYHYLGYAMPFGARIQYLVYVTRPRREVVGCLQFSSPAWRMKSRDQWIGWDDNRRAEGLQQVVNNSRFLVLASIRNLASAMLSTVLRHLKTDWERQYGISPLLLETLVDRNRFHGGCYRSANWIELGETTGRGRMDKANRHRSDRVKTVLVYPLVKNAARRLREGR; from the coding sequence ATGCACGGATCGAAAATACAGCACCGATTTTGCGGCCGGGAGTTCAGTACCGAAGAGGTGTCGCTGATCCAGGAGGTGGTGGACACCTGTGCCGGCATCAGCCAAAATGAGCTGGCAAACACGGTGTGCGAACTGTTGGAGTGGGTCCGGCCCAATGGCAAACTCAAAACCCGGGAATGCCTGGACCTGCTGGCGCAACTGGAAGACCAGGAAATCCTGAAGCTTCCGGATAAAAGGCAGGTCGGAAACAGCACCCCCCGCAGGTACAAAGCTGAGGTTCAAGCCGATACGCCCTACAGCAAACTTACCGGCAGCGTGGAGGAGTTTACACCTCTGGATGTGGAGCGGGTACAGACACAGGAGCAGCGGGATCTTTTCAAGGATCTTCTCGGCCGGTACCACTACCTCGGGTATGCGATGCCTTTCGGTGCACGAATCCAGTATCTGGTATATGTCACCCGCCCCCGGCGCGAAGTGGTGGGATGCCTTCAGTTTTCCAGCCCTGCCTGGCGAATGAAATCACGGGATCAATGGATCGGTTGGGACGACAATCGCCGGGCGGAAGGGCTGCAGCAGGTGGTCAACAACAGCCGGTTTCTGGTCCTGGCATCCATCCGCAATCTGGCCAGCGCAATGCTCAGCACTGTCTTGCGCCATCTGAAAACCGACTGGGAGCGCCAGTATGGGATCTCGCCCCTGCTTTTGGAAACCCTTGTGGATCGAAACCGGTTTCACGGGGGCTGTTATCGCTCCGCCAACTGGATCGAGTTGGGGGAGACCACCGGGCGAGGCCGGATGGACAAGGCCAACCGACATCGCAGCGACCGGGTGAAAACGGTTCTGGTCTACCCGTTGGTAAAAAATGCCGCAAGGCGCCTGAGGGAAGGAAGATAA
- a CDS encoding transglutaminase domain-containing protein has product MWLHASCFLEFNIPVPTPFLLMLRPRSGWQQWVAREQYVLSPSVPVVEFTDLFGNLCQRLVSPTGHFTVHSSVDIETADAYDTAPGAQFVEVQQLPDDTLPFLHPSRYCESDRFTEMARSLVSGRAAGYDQCAAIVDYIRNTVRYTPGAGQQIISATELNELGSGVCRDMAHLGIACCRALSIPARMVVGYLETLEPMDLHAWFEAYIGHRWYTFDPTQVGLQGGRIAIAFGRDAADVAIYTQFGNPVELLNMHVNVERMAGAPC; this is encoded by the coding sequence ATGTGGTTACACGCATCTTGTTTCCTTGAATTCAACATACCGGTTCCAACGCCTTTTCTGCTCATGCTTCGCCCCCGGAGTGGATGGCAGCAATGGGTCGCTCGTGAACAGTACGTTTTGTCACCTAGTGTACCGGTGGTCGAGTTCACGGATTTGTTCGGCAATCTGTGCCAGCGGCTGGTCTCACCGACCGGACATTTTACCGTTCATTCATCCGTTGATATCGAAACCGCAGACGCATATGACACGGCCCCTGGGGCACAGTTTGTCGAGGTACAACAGTTGCCCGACGATACATTACCGTTTCTTCACCCAAGCCGGTATTGTGAATCAGATCGTTTCACCGAAATGGCCAGATCACTCGTATCGGGCCGGGCTGCCGGCTACGACCAATGCGCGGCCATCGTCGATTATATCCGCAACACGGTGCGGTACACACCTGGCGCCGGACAGCAAATCATCAGCGCCACCGAGCTAAACGAGCTTGGAAGTGGGGTATGCCGGGACATGGCCCATTTGGGCATCGCTTGTTGCCGGGCGCTATCGATACCGGCTCGAATGGTCGTGGGTTACCTTGAAACGCTTGAACCGATGGATCTTCATGCTTGGTTCGAGGCCTATATCGGACATCGGTGGTACACGTTCGATCCAACACAAGTCGGCCTGCAAGGAGGACGCATCGCTATCGCTTTCGGCCGCGACGCGGCCGACGTTGCCATCTACACACAATTTGGCAATCCAGTGGAGCTGTTAAACATGCACGTCAATGTCGAACGGATGGCCGGAGCCCCTTGCTGA